Genomic window (Candidatus Omnitrophota bacterium):
TGGATACGAATGATGCTGTGGTGGGGCCGGCTTCGGACGGCGGCTTCTATCTCATTGGATTTAGCCGTCCTGCGGAGTCGGTTTTTATGCAGGTGGACTGGTCCGGTGAACGTGTTTTCGAGCAGACTTTGGAAAACCTGGACCGTTTGGAAATGAAATACGACACGCTTCCGGAACACTATGACATTGACAGGTTCCGCGATTTGTTGCGGCTCCGTGCCGAATTGCAGGCAACGCCGGCATTGGACACATTGGGCAAGCAACTTCTTGAGACCGTGGCTATGACTGTGCAATCCAGTCAGGATGCATTTGTCGGCAGTCTTCCGGAACTGAGTTGACCCGTGGTGAACAGGGTTCGAGCTTAAAAATGATCATGGAGCCAGGGCTCGGGGGATGTGTATCCAAATCAGGGGATTCCGGTTGAGAACATTCACAGAAAT
Coding sequences:
- a CDS encoding DUF2064 domain-containing protein; this encodes DTNDAVVGPASDGGFYLIGFSRPAESVFMQVDWSGERVFEQTLENLDRLEMKYDTLPEHYDIDRFRDLLRLRAELQATPALDTLGKQLLETVAMTVQSSQDAFVGSLPELS